GTTTTGACATAGCTGATTCAGTTATTTGCCAGCGTTCTGTAGAAATGACAGGACTTTATGGGTGGTTACAGTTCAGTTCATTTGAAAAAACAGAGAAAATGTCATGTTAAGACCTTGTCCTCAGTTCACCTTCTGTAGAACTGGTCTAGAAAAGGTTTAGATTGGCTTTGCAAAATTCGTGGGTTGCTGGCTTTGCAAAATTCGTGGGTGCTATGTGTCAAATACTTACAAGTTAAATTAGCAAACTATGGGGTTCGATCAGTACAGGTCTCATGTGTATATTAGATCAGATTATGCCGCGTCGCTTCTTTTTAATGCATCTAAATGCCTGCTACCTGATGCAACTTTTAATTTCATGACGCGTCATAGGTTTGTCTTCGGCGCCAACAAATGCAGCTAAATCACCAAGCAGTTTACCGGTGCTGAGAAGTCCATCCTTGGGCACTACATTTGTTGCACCATTCTCGCCTACTGTGGTCGGTAGCATACCAAGCCGCTGTAAAAGCAGTGTACTCTCTTTGCTGAAGAATGCTGGTATATTAACGAAACGCTCCCGTTTTCTACATTTTTGTAATCATCAATGGTAGAATGTTATACCTCCCGTTTTCTGCATAATACAAAGCTCAGTCTGCCTAACTGATACATTCTATCATTAGCTGTACTAGTTATAGTTAGACATcaatggtactccctccgtccgggtttattaggcCCTTTAGCAACTCTGCCATGGTATGTTTTTTTAAGGACCCTCTAGATATACGTGTTTGTTTTCCTCGATCTCCTCCGCTGAACTCGTGCACGATTGGGCTGCTGCTTCCATCGAATCGCTGCATGTAGAAAAGTAGCATGCAACCAGCTGTAGGCAATAATTACCTAGCGCTGTATGTGTGTGTGGTTGGTTGCATGCAAAAGCGGAGCGGGCAACCGGCTGCTGTGATGCTTTGGAATAACCGCTAATTAATCTAATTAGCTGTTGCTACATTCGAAATTCACGTGTGGCTACCAATAGTATTCTTCCTTGGTCTTTGTGATTTGGTCGGTAGGTCcaataaacccggacggagggaTTTGAATGTTAGTCTATCTGTGCCCTTTTTAAGTTGGCCAACTTTTTGCAGGTGGCAATCCTGTTGCCTCCACATACATTTGGTACCCTGGCAGGCTCTTCTTTTTTGGATCTGTTGCAATTGTTATCATTAAATATAACATAGATTTTTCTTAATGCAGACATGGTTATCCACTGCCCCTTTTAATTGCTTTGCTTGTTGCAGGTTCCTCTGCTACACTGGGGTCACAGATGAGACACCGATTTTGTACCTTGGCTGGAGACCAGTCAGTCACAAATTCAGGTAACTTGCCATCCCTTTTGTTAAATACACCTGCTTTCTGGTACGTGCAGAAACACTGCTAGATATTCTGTTGATTCACAATTTTTGATTGTCAATTGTCAGCTGTATTCTCTGCATATAGCGATGCCAACCTGTTGTATGTGTGAGCATTTTGGTACTTCTAACCTGTATGTATGCATTTTATGTTCCCATGACACGGTATTATGTGCCCCCTCTCATTTCATTTACTTGAACACACAATTGTTGTTTGTATGGATGTGTTCTCTGTTTATTCTTTTTGGTTATCATCTGCATATTAAGATTATGGCAAGAAGTTTCTCATCGGTTCTCGCATTCAGAGTCTCTTCTTTCACATGGTTTTTCTAGCCCTTAAGCTAATGTTTTGCAAATTTCGAACAAGCTATGATCACTTACCGATCACCATATATGTACAAGTTCTATTTTGAGAAAACTCCCTAAGAAATTCTGTTGTCATATCTGTTTATTTGTTTCACTTCTACACTTGTTACACACATTGTAAACAAGTAAGCTTATGGTTTCTCAGTGCAGTCCTAAATTTGGCTACGTTTTAACTTGTGCAATTTGTTGCAGGTGACGACGATGATAGCAAATTTCAGCGTGGTGATGTTCAAGCTTTGCGCAAGAGGATTGTAGAGGAAACCAGTCATACAACTGCTAAGGTCCTTGATTTTCAGACTAGGTACAAGAACTATCTTAGGCCCCAGCTTGTGTCGCGGTGTTTAATTAGCCCTTGTCCTATCAATGATCGATGGATGGTATTTTTGCACTGTCAGACGTTTAAAATTTGTGGGCATAATCCTAGTTATCTGAGTTGCTTCGACATTATGTGTTACGAGCATGGCTGCAAAGATGGCGAATGGGAGCTGTTTCTGAACCACCTACTTGACAAGAAAGTTTATGTCATCGAGGATTGGGATTCATCATATTCCACGATCGAGACCTTGATGTATTATTACGGAATTAGGCAGCTGGATGATGGGACTGGGGAACAATTCTTCAAAGGAGAATGTGACGCTTCATTTGATAGTGTCACTAACACAGCAAGCTTCTCTTACATAATCTGGAAAGATGATCAAATTGTTTATTCAGAGGTTTTCTCGGGCCTTGTGTGCTCTTCACCGGTCGAAGCGGAAATGTATGCCGCGTATGCCCTTCTGTACAAAGCGGAACAGTTGAAGATACGCAAATTGCTTCTATGGACTGATTCCAGAACAACAGCGGAAGTCCTAACTGGCGAGCATCCAATCAATAGGGGCGATAAGCACCGTGATTTTTATCTAACGTT
This genomic window from Aegilops tauschii subsp. strangulata cultivar AL8/78 chromosome 4, Aet v6.0, whole genome shotgun sequence contains:
- the LOC109742621 gene encoding uncharacterized protein → MCSYALLVHIWLCYFVMKYIYKFHLSNDADFISLILSSRGKCTWKLNKGLSSAPTNAAKSPSSLPVLRSPSLGTTFVAPFSPTVVGSIPSRCKSSVLSLLKNAGSSATLGSQMRHRFCTLAGDQSVTNSGDDDDSKFQRGDVQALRKRIVEETSHTTAKVLDFQTRYKNYLRPQLVSRCLISPCPINDRWMVFLHCQTFKICGHNPSYLSCFDIMCYEHGCKDGEWELFLNHLLDKKVYVIEDWDSSYSTIETLMRM